The Primulina tabacum isolate GXHZ01 chromosome 16, ASM2559414v2, whole genome shotgun sequence genome window below encodes:
- the LOC142529810 gene encoding putative inactive patatin-like protein 9 — MELSKVTLEIFSKLEQKWLYHCEGKKTRVLSIDGGGTTAIVSCAALVHLEDQIRAQTGDSNAAIADFFDMVAGTGIGALVAALLVADDGAGRPLFSASDAAKFVEVNEAELFRDVGGGIFRRRTRFSGKSMDKALKEAFRRDDGKILTLKDTCKPLIVPCFDLNSAAPFVFSRADATNSPSFDFELWKVIRATSATPSFFKPFKLSSIDGKTSCLAVDGGLVMNNPAAAAATHVLHNKRDFPSVTGVDDLLVLSIGNGPLTNPAKMKLTRGGDCSSVAVIGIALDGVSETIDQILGNAFCWNPNDYVRIQANGDGESLLSDRGVEALPFGGKRLLTETNGQRIGGLVRRLVVSGKSSLPPSPCKETAVSPLVNGR; from the exons ATGGAGTTGAGCAAGGTGACGTTGGAAATTTTTTCTAAGCTTGAGCAGAAGTGGTTGTACCACTGTGAAGGGAAGAAGACGAGGGTTTTGAGCATTGACGGCGGCGGAACCACCGCCATTGTCTCCTGTGCTGCGTTGGTCCATCTGGAGGACCAGATCCGAGCGCAAACCGGCGATTCTAATGCGGCAATAGCTGATTTTTTTGATATGGTGGCTGGTACTGGGATCGGTGCTCTCGTTGCCGCATTGCTGGTAGCCGACGATGGCGCTGGCCGTCCGCTTTTCTCGGCCAGTGACGCCGCTAAATTTGTGGAGGTGAATGAGGCGGAGCTGTTCAGAGACGTTGGCGGTGGCATTTTCCGCCGGAGGACGAGGTTTTCTGGGAAGAGCATGGATAAGGCGCTGAAGGAGGCATTCAGAAGAGATGATGGAAAGATTTTGACATTGAAAGACACATGCAAGCCGCTGATTGTGCCATGTTTCGATCTCAACAGCGCGGCGCCGTTCGTTTTCTCTCGAGCCGACGCCACGAATTCTCCGAGTTTCGACTTCGAGCTTTGGAAAGTCATTCGCGCCACCTCCGCCACTCCCTCGTTTTTCAAGCCCTTCAAGCTCTCCTCCATCGACGGGAAGACCTCGTGCCTAGCCGTGGACGGCGGGCTCGTGATGAACAACCCCGCCGCCGCCGCGGCCACTCACGTTTTACACAACAAGAGAGATTTCCCATCAGTGACAGGCGTCGACGATCTCTTGGTCCTTTCCATCGGCAACGGCCCATTGACCAACCCCGCCAAAATGAAGCTCACCCGCGGAGGCGATTGTTCTTCCGTCGCAGTCATCGGCATTGCCCTCGACGGCGTCTCCGAAACCATCGATCAAATCCTCGGCAACGCTTTCTGCTGGAATCCCAATGATTACGTCAGAATCCAG GCCAACGGCGACGGGGAGTCGTTGTTGTCGGATAGAGGGGTGGAAGCTCTGCCTTTCGGCGGGAAACGGCTGCTGACGGAGACAAACGGACAGAGAATCGGCGGGTTGGTGCGGCGCCTAGTGGTATCGGGGAAGAGTAGCCTGCCGCCGAGCCCGTGCAAGGAGACGGCCGTTAGTCCACTGGTTAACGGCCGTTAG
- the LOC142529489 gene encoding cyclin-P3-1-like, translating to MGALAPETEIVFSNDDAMLGLKDSFKDNRGNPRVLSLLSMFLERSIQKNERILETTQVKDVITIFHGLRAPSLSIQQYIDRIFKYSCCSPSCFVVAHIYVDRFIQRTNSRLTSLNIHRLLITSVMVSAKFMDDVFFNNAYYARVGGVSTTEMNKLERRFLFAVDFRLYVSVQTFGKYCSVLKKEVGVIERPIQASGVKDSWGNKDDSSSSQSIAR from the exons ATGGGAGCTTTGGCTCCTGAAACCGAGATTGTATTCTCAAATGATGATGCGATGCTAGGACTTAAGGACTCGTTCAAGGACAATCGAGGAAATCCCCGAGTTTTATCACTTCTTTCAATGTTCTTGGAGAGATCCATCcagaaaaatgaaagaatacTTGAAACCACTCAGGTTAAAGATGTTATAACCATCTTTCACGGTCTAAGAGCCCCTTCTCTAAGCATTCAACAATATATTGATCGGATTTTTAAGTACTCCTGCTGCAGTCCTTCCTGCTTTGTTGTTGCTCATATATATGTGGATAGATTTATTCAGCGGACGAATTCACGCTTAACTTCCCTCAACATCCACCGACTTTTAATAACCAGTGTAATGGTGTCTGCAAAATTTATGGATGACGT GTTCTTCAATAATGCATACTACGCTCGTGTGGGAGGCGTGAGCACGACAGAAATGAACAAGTTAGAAAGAAGATTCTTATTTGCTGTGGACTTCCGACTATATGTTAGCGTACAAACATTCGGCAAGTATTGTTCGGTTTTGAAAAAAGAAGTAGGAGTCATTGAACGCCCGATCCAAGCATCTGGGGTGAAAGATAGCTGGGGAAATAAAGACGACTCCTCTAGTTCTCAGTCGATTGCTAGATGA